In Clostridiales bacterium, a single window of DNA contains:
- a CDS encoding glycosyltransferase family 4 protein, translating to MKIAIVHDWLTDMGGAERIIINFKEIYPSAPIYTSIYNPDKLDDTLKNINVKTSFLQDRKGARENHQKYFPLMPMAFESFDLNKYDVILSSSTSCAKGVITKPETMHVCYCNTPMRYAWEFYYQYAQNVSGLKKIFLKYFMNYMRIWDNVSSYRVDYFIANSENVAKRIWKHYRRESVVIHPPVRCNLFTLDNIDEDYFLVVSRLVPYKRIDLAVQAFNEMKLPLVIIGEGSERKKLEYMANDNIKFLGRKPDDIIKKYYSRCRAFIFPGEEDFGITPLEAQASGRPVIAYGKGGALETVIEGETGVFFREQTVESLKAAVEIFLESSFEKDLIRKHAEAFDEEIFKSKIKDYIDECYKDFKTQKKWKIL from the coding sequence ATGAAAATTGCAATTGTACATGACTGGCTGACAGATATGGGGGGGGCTGAACGGATAATCATTAATTTTAAAGAGATTTATCCGAGTGCTCCAATATATACATCAATTTATAATCCCGATAAGCTTGATGATACATTGAAAAATATCAATGTTAAAACTTCGTTTTTACAGGATAGAAAGGGCGCTAGGGAAAACCACCAAAAATATTTTCCACTTATGCCTATGGCATTTGAAAGCTTTGACTTAAATAAGTATGATGTAATTCTTAGCAGTAGTACTTCATGTGCAAAGGGTGTAATAACTAAACCTGAAACGATGCATGTTTGTTATTGTAATACACCAATGAGATATGCATGGGAATTTTATTATCAATATGCACAAAATGTTAGTGGATTAAAGAAAATCTTCCTTAAATATTTTATGAATTACATGCGTATTTGGGACAATGTTTCATCTTATAGAGTTGATTATTTTATTGCAAATTCAGAAAATGTTGCAAAAAGGATATGGAAACATTATAGAAGGGAAAGCGTGGTAATACATCCACCTGTGAGATGTAATCTATTCACTTTAGATAATATTGATGAGGATTATTTCTTAGTTGTCTCAAGGCTGGTTCCTTATAAAAGAATTGATTTAGCTGTTCAGGCATTTAATGAGATGAAACTTCCTCTTGTTATTATAGGAGAAGGTTCAGAAAGAAAGAAATTGGAATACATGGCAAATGATAATATAAAGTTTTTGGGAAGGAAGCCAGATGATATTATAAAAAAATACTATTCAAGATGCAGAGCTTTTATATTCCCAGGAGAAGAGGACTTCGGAATTACACCTCTTGAAGCTCAAGCCAGCGGCAGACCTGTTATCGCTTATGGTAAAGGAGGAGCGCTTGAGACTGTAATAGAAGGAGAAACAGGGGTATTCTTCCGTGAGCAGACAGTTGAATCATTAAAAGCTGCTGTGGAAATTTTTTTGGAGAGTAGTTTTGAAAAAGATTTGATCAGAAAACATGCTGAAGCTTTTGACGAAGAAATTTTCAAAAGTAAAATAAAAGATTATATAGATGAATGCTATAAAGATTTCAAAACACAAAAAAAGTGGAAAATACTATAG
- the rfbC gene encoding dTDP-4-dehydrorhamnose 3,5-epimerase: MGKFEFMKLDIDGLYVIQPRVFGDSRGYFMETYNYNEFKEAGLGMIFVQDNQSKSRKGVLRGLHFQKQHPQGKLVRVISGEVFDVAVDIRKGSRTFGKWQGVILSAENKKQFYISEGFAHGFLVLSDEAEFVYKCTDFYHPEDEGGIIWNDPDIGIKWPLENIDNVILSEKDTISGGLQEI, translated from the coding sequence ATGGGAAAGTTTGAGTTTATGAAACTTGATATAGATGGACTTTATGTAATACAGCCTAGGGTTTTTGGAGACAGCAGGGGCTATTTTATGGAAACATATAATTATAACGAATTCAAAGAGGCAGGCCTTGGTATGATATTTGTACAGGACAACCAGTCAAAATCAAGAAAAGGAGTGCTCCGGGGCCTTCACTTTCAAAAACAGCATCCTCAAGGGAAACTTGTAAGGGTGATATCAGGTGAAGTATTTGATGTGGCAGTCGATATAAGAAAGGGTTCAAGAACATTTGGCAAATGGCAGGGAGTAATATTATCCGCTGAAAATAAGAAACAATTTTATATATCCGAAGGGTTCGCTCATGGCTTTTTAGTCCTTTCGGATGAAGCAGAGTTCGTATATAAATGCACGGATTTTTACCATCCCGAAGATGAAGGCGGAATCATATGGAATGATCCTGATATAGGGATAAAGTGGCCGCTTGAAAATATTGACAATGTAATTTTGTCGGAGAAAGATACTATTTCAGGTGGATTACAAGAAATTTAG